The following proteins come from a genomic window of Streptomyces sp. NBC_00539:
- the cseB gene encoding two-component system response regulator CseB: protein MSSPVSSAQTARVLLVEDDDLIRRSFSIALERYGYDVRAVSDGLAGLEAFREHDFDLLILDVMLPGLDGIGLCRRVRETSLVPVLMMSARGDGLDVVAGLEAGADDYIVKPVETYVLVARMRSLLRRATYSPVPAEGPAQAGSRPAGAEVLEFGDLRIDTAGMEVFLAGRPVALTPTELKLLLEFAAHPGVVLERHTLLRDVWEYGLDGDSRVVDLCVQRLRRKVGRDRVETVRGFGYKFRR from the coding sequence TTGTCGTCGCCCGTCTCCTCCGCGCAGACCGCCCGCGTGCTCCTCGTTGAGGACGATGACCTGATCCGCCGATCGTTCTCCATCGCCCTGGAGCGCTATGGCTACGACGTGCGGGCCGTCTCCGACGGCCTCGCCGGGCTCGAAGCCTTCCGTGAGCACGACTTCGACCTGCTGATCCTTGACGTGATGCTGCCCGGCCTCGACGGGATCGGGCTGTGCCGCCGGGTCCGGGAGACCAGTCTGGTGCCGGTGCTGATGATGTCCGCGCGCGGCGACGGGCTGGACGTGGTCGCCGGACTGGAGGCCGGGGCGGACGACTACATCGTCAAACCGGTCGAGACCTACGTCCTGGTGGCCCGCATGCGTTCGCTGCTGCGTCGTGCCACGTACTCGCCCGTCCCCGCAGAGGGACCGGCTCAGGCCGGCAGCCGGCCGGCCGGGGCGGAGGTGCTGGAGTTCGGGGACCTGAGGATCGACACCGCCGGGATGGAGGTGTTCCTCGCTGGCCGGCCGGTGGCGCTCACCCCGACGGAGCTCAAGCTGCTGCTGGAGTTCGCCGCCCACCCCGGGGTCGTGCTGGAGCGGCACACCCTCCTGCGGGACGTCTGGGAGTACGGCTTGGACGGGGACAGTCGGGTCGTCGACCTGTGCGTGCAGCGGCTGCGCCGGAAGGTGGGCCGGGACCGGGTCGAGACGGTCCGGGGCTTCGGATACAAGTTCCGGCGGTGA
- a CDS encoding ABC transporter ATP-binding protein, with protein MTADLLSPHPTTGIAAATTDLSKVYGSGDTRVVALDRVSVAFREGEFTAIMGPSGCGKSTLMHCAAGLDSPTSGSVRVGTTELARLGDRQLTQLRRDRVGFVFQAFNLLPTLTALENITLPMDIAGRHPDRAWLDRIVSMVGLADRLGHRPVQLSGGQQQRVAVARALASRPAIVFGDEPTGNLDSRAGAEVLGFLRDSVRELGQTVVMVTHDPVAAGYADRVVFLSDGRLVEEMARPTPDRVLDLVKSLGSRSHGS; from the coding sequence ATGACCGCCGACCTCCTGTCGCCGCACCCGACGACCGGCATCGCGGCCGCCACCACCGACTTGTCCAAGGTCTATGGCAGCGGCGACACCCGGGTGGTCGCTCTGGACCGGGTCAGCGTCGCCTTCCGGGAGGGCGAGTTCACCGCGATCATGGGCCCTTCGGGCTGCGGCAAGTCCACCCTGATGCACTGCGCCGCCGGACTCGACTCGCCCACGTCCGGGTCGGTACGCGTCGGCACCACCGAACTCGCCCGACTCGGGGACCGGCAGCTCACGCAACTGCGCCGGGACCGCGTCGGGTTCGTCTTCCAGGCGTTCAACCTGCTGCCGACGCTGACCGCCCTGGAGAACATCACCCTGCCGATGGACATCGCAGGCCGCCATCCCGATCGCGCGTGGCTGGACCGGATCGTCTCCATGGTCGGCCTCGCCGACCGGCTCGGCCACCGGCCCGTCCAGCTGTCCGGCGGCCAGCAGCAGCGCGTTGCTGTCGCCCGCGCCCTGGCCTCGCGCCCGGCGATCGTCTTCGGCGACGAGCCCACCGGCAACCTCGACTCGCGCGCCGGGGCCGAGGTCCTCGGCTTCCTCCGGGACTCGGTACGCGAGCTGGGGCAGACCGTGGTCATGGTCACCCACGACCCCGTCGCCGCCGGCTACGCCGACCGCGTCGTGTTCCTCTCCGACGGGCGCCTCGTCGAGGAGATGGCCCGGCCGACCCCGGACCGCGTCCTCGACCTGGTGAAGAGCCTGGGCTCCCGCTCCCACGGCAGCTGA
- a CDS encoding polysaccharide deacetylase family protein has product MPEGATEVTVGRRAVLEALLAAGLGPGPNTLAAPTARGRGTGPVAGPRPPAGLLGREIRRLPTSRRVVALTFNAAWDESGLGTVLAELRRRRAPATFFPTGMYAEARRAAVRAMAEAGHGLGNHSYSHPYFDDLSTQERAREVRAADAAIRKASAAEPLPFFRFPYSSTTEDSVADVNDLGYAAIEFTNDTNGYLGPAGGMTVNEAVRRAVDSLEPGAVLQMHVGSSTGDGVVLDAEALPKIIDAALEEEYAVVDLREFLASQAP; this is encoded by the coding sequence GTGCCCGAGGGAGCGACCGAGGTGACGGTGGGACGACGTGCCGTGTTGGAGGCGCTGCTGGCCGCGGGGCTGGGGCCCGGTCCGAACACTCTGGCCGCGCCGACGGCCCGGGGGCGCGGGACCGGTCCCGTCGCGGGTCCCCGGCCGCCGGCGGGGCTTCTCGGGCGAGAGATCCGGCGGCTACCCACGTCCCGCAGGGTGGTGGCTCTCACCTTCAACGCCGCGTGGGACGAGAGCGGCCTGGGCACGGTCCTGGCGGAGCTGCGCCGACGGAGGGCGCCCGCCACGTTCTTCCCCACGGGGATGTACGCCGAGGCCCGTCGGGCGGCCGTGCGCGCGATGGCCGAGGCGGGGCACGGGCTGGGCAACCACTCCTACAGCCACCCCTACTTCGACGACCTGAGTACGCAGGAGCGGGCGCGGGAGGTCCGCGCGGCGGATGCGGCGATCCGTAAGGCGTCGGCGGCCGAGCCCCTGCCGTTCTTCCGGTTCCCGTACAGCTCGACGACCGAGGATTCGGTTGCGGACGTCAACGACCTGGGTTACGCGGCGATCGAGTTCACCAACGACACGAACGGCTACCTGGGGCCGGCCGGCGGCATGACCGTGAACGAGGCGGTACGCAGGGCGGTGGACTCGCTGGAGCCCGGGGCCGTCCTGCAGATGCATGTGGGGAGCAGCACGGGTGACGGGGTGGTACTCGACGCCGAGGCCCTGCCGAAGATCATCGACGCGGCCCTGGAGGAGGAGTACGCGGTCGTGGACCTGCGCGAGTTCCTCGCGTCGCAAGCGCCGTGA
- a CDS encoding serine protease — translation MSASQFPYMVSVQGPVVMCEGALVDLKHVVTTATCVSALAPSDVNVRVGSNKYYDGGLSEAVTVITVHPAFDKSTYDSNIAVLTLARTLPAGTSIKPIPLAENDPPGGSLGVVTSFGATNTENALPDLLQQAPLTTLSATQCQNFKGGRVTIRMMCAGDQTGVKDLCPADQGTPLAYQGRLVGIYSWGGSCGLAAPNSSSPVFNRISTFATWINSVMSNG, via the coding sequence ATGAGCGCCTCCCAGTTTCCCTACATGGTGTCCGTGCAGGGGCCAGTCGTGATGTGTGAAGGGGCGCTGGTCGACCTCAAGCACGTCGTCACTACCGCCACCTGCGTGAGCGCCCTCGCACCCTCCGACGTCAACGTCCGCGTCGGCTCCAACAAGTACTACGATGGCGGACTTTCAGAGGCCGTGACGGTGATCACCGTGCATCCGGCGTTCGACAAGAGCACCTACGACAGCAACATCGCCGTGCTCACGCTGGCCCGCACCCTGCCCGCCGGCACGTCGATCAAGCCGATCCCCCTTGCCGAGAACGATCCCCCGGGCGGGAGCCTCGGCGTCGTCACCAGCTTCGGCGCGACGAACACCGAAAACGCCTTGCCCGACCTCTTGCAGCAAGCGCCACTCACCACACTCTCCGCCACCCAATGCCAGAACTTCAAAGGCGGGAGGGTCACCATCCGTATGATGTGCGCCGGCGACCAGACAGGCGTCAAGGACCTCTGTCCGGCAGACCAGGGCACCCCACTCGCCTACCAGGGCCGGCTGGTCGGGATCTACTCCTGGGGCGGCAGCTGCGGGCTGGCAGCCCCAAATTCCAGCAGTCCCGTATTCAACCGCATCAGCACCTTCGCCACCTGGATCAACTCCGTGATGAGCAACGGCTGA
- a CDS encoding ABC transporter permease: MLRTTLRNLLAHKARLSMTVLAVCLGVAFVSGTLVFADSTAAAHRAAASKNFAGVDVTVTEKAPEPGAGGGSRAGVLDDALVAQLARVPGVAAVRPSADGSATLNASDGSPLRAGRAWSNLAGAYVPDRDGKDSRHPLVEGRAPTNSGEIAVDSGTASAGGFRLGDTVTLATDGPVVTPRLVGIVTADDTRVTAGGTLVLFDKATAQRLFAAPGRYTGIDLTATPGTTAYELADRLTALLPAGRAEATTGQAQAAQQAILVDTLTRGYEKVPMVFAGVSLFIGSFLIVNTFTMLVKRRTRETALLRAIGATRRQVSRSVLLEALMVGLAASVTGFLLGLGIAAVLPDILGADGDVLPSGPLVIGPRSVVAALGVGVGVTVLAAWLPSRLAARTSPMEALRTAEQPPSAQRLRLRGAVGLGLLVLGAGWLVSLRGAKDASEENLRDAMAGCGLFAAALIVLAPLLAGPVIRLTGQLTGRFGVTGRLARENALRDPRRTAATAATLLISTGLVTGLAVIGHSTGQALDRQAASGLGADYVVSTRSTMTGIDPAVLRRLAETSGVRAAHPIADSTLFTGSGVRQITGADPATVRDTMKLDFVSGSAENLAPGSIAISATVARESGVTTGGLLKVQMGRAGKFTSYKVMGVYKDNPVAHDALGSRSEVAANSFLPDSVQRVLLRTDGQATGALENRLRTAVGNSPLLKVQDREQFVRQAAGTMGDLLDVMYGMLGIGVVISALGIVNTLAMSVAERTREIGALRALGMDRAGVRRMIRLEALTVAGFGTLLGLTGGLFGAWAVGSLAHGAVDQYTLALPWRTLLLVCLLSLAIGVLAAAAPARRAAALSPLEAAANT, from the coding sequence ATGTTGAGAACAACCCTACGCAACCTCCTGGCCCACAAGGCCCGGCTGTCCATGACCGTCCTAGCCGTCTGCCTGGGCGTCGCGTTTGTCAGCGGCACCCTCGTCTTCGCGGACTCCACCGCCGCCGCTCACCGTGCCGCCGCGTCGAAGAACTTCGCCGGGGTCGACGTCACTGTGACCGAGAAGGCCCCCGAACCCGGTGCCGGCGGTGGATCGCGGGCCGGAGTGCTTGACGACGCGCTCGTCGCGCAACTGGCCCGGGTTCCCGGTGTCGCCGCCGTGCGCCCGTCGGCCGACGGCTCGGCCACCCTGAACGCGTCGGACGGGAGCCCGCTGCGGGCCGGCCGAGCCTGGTCCAACCTGGCCGGCGCGTACGTACCGGACCGGGACGGCAAGGACAGCCGCCATCCGCTGGTCGAGGGCCGCGCCCCCACGAACAGCGGTGAGATCGCCGTGGACAGCGGAACCGCCTCCGCGGGCGGTTTCCGGCTCGGCGACACGGTCACCCTGGCCACGGACGGCCCGGTGGTGACCCCGCGGCTGGTCGGCATCGTCACCGCGGACGACACCCGGGTCACGGCCGGCGGCACCCTCGTCCTCTTCGACAAGGCCACCGCGCAGCGGCTGTTCGCCGCCCCCGGCCGCTACACCGGCATCGACCTGACCGCCACGCCCGGCACCACCGCGTACGAACTCGCGGACCGGCTCACAGCCCTGCTGCCCGCGGGCCGCGCCGAGGCCACCACGGGCCAGGCACAGGCAGCCCAGCAGGCCATCCTCGTCGACACCCTGACCCGCGGCTACGAGAAGGTGCCGATGGTCTTCGCTGGGGTCTCGCTCTTCATCGGCTCGTTCCTCATCGTCAACACCTTCACCATGCTCGTGAAGCGGCGCACCCGCGAGACCGCCCTGCTCCGGGCGATCGGCGCCACGCGACGCCAGGTGTCGCGCTCCGTTCTTCTGGAGGCCCTGATGGTCGGTCTTGCCGCCTCGGTGACCGGCTTCCTGCTGGGGCTCGGTATCGCGGCGGTACTGCCCGACATCCTCGGCGCCGACGGTGATGTCCTGCCCAGTGGCCCTCTCGTGATCGGCCCGCGCTCGGTCGTTGCGGCGCTCGGCGTGGGCGTCGGCGTCACCGTGCTCGCGGCGTGGCTGCCCTCCCGCCTGGCAGCGCGGACCTCCCCCATGGAGGCGCTGCGCACGGCCGAACAGCCACCTTCGGCACAGCGGTTGCGGCTGCGGGGCGCGGTGGGCCTTGGCCTCCTCGTGCTCGGCGCCGGCTGGCTGGTCTCACTCCGAGGCGCGAAGGACGCCTCGGAGGAGAACCTGCGTGATGCGATGGCCGGCTGCGGCCTGTTCGCCGCCGCCCTGATCGTGCTTGCGCCGCTGCTCGCCGGCCCGGTGATCCGGCTGACGGGGCAGTTGACCGGGCGCTTCGGCGTAACCGGCCGCCTCGCCCGCGAGAACGCCCTGCGCGACCCGCGCCGCACCGCGGCCACCGCTGCCACCCTGCTGATCAGCACCGGCCTCGTCACCGGACTCGCCGTCATCGGGCACTCCACCGGACAGGCACTCGACCGCCAAGCCGCCTCTGGGCTCGGCGCCGACTACGTCGTCAGCACTCGCTCCACAATGACGGGCATCGACCCCGCTGTCCTACGGCGGCTGGCCGAGACTTCCGGCGTGCGCGCCGCGCACCCGATCGCCGACTCGACCCTGTTCACCGGAAGCGGCGTCCGCCAGATCACCGGCGCCGACCCCGCCACCGTGCGCGACACCATGAAGCTCGACTTCGTCTCCGGCTCCGCCGAGAACCTGGCGCCGGGCTCGATCGCCATCTCCGCCACCGTCGCCCGGGAGAGCGGGGTGACGACGGGCGGTCTGCTGAAGGTCCAGATGGGTCGCGCGGGGAAGTTCACCTCGTACAAGGTCATGGGCGTCTACAAGGACAACCCCGTCGCCCACGACGCGCTCGGCAGCCGTAGCGAGGTCGCGGCCAACAGCTTCCTGCCGGACTCCGTCCAGCGCGTGCTCCTGCGCACCGACGGCCAGGCGACGGGGGCATTGGAGAACCGGCTGCGCACCGCCGTCGGCAACAGCCCGCTCCTCAAGGTGCAGGACCGCGAACAGTTCGTCCGCCAGGCCGCCGGCACCATGGGCGACCTGTTGGACGTGATGTACGGCATGCTCGGCATCGGTGTCGTCATCAGCGCCCTCGGCATCGTGAACACACTGGCCATGTCCGTCGCCGAACGCACCCGAGAGATCGGCGCGCTGCGCGCACTCGGCATGGACCGCGCCGGCGTCCGCCGCATGATCCGCCTGGAGGCCCTGACCGTCGCCGGTTTCGGAACTCTCCTGGGTCTGACGGGCGGCCTGTTCGGCGCCTGGGCCGTCGGCTCCCTCGCCCACGGCGCCGTCGACCAATACACCCTGGCCCTGCCCTGGAGAACCCTGCTCCTGGTGTGCCTGCTCTCCCTGGCGATCGGCGTCCTCGCGGCCGCCGCCCCCGCCCGCCGGGCAGCCGCCCTGAGCCCCTTGGAGGCGGCCGCGAACACCTGA
- a CDS encoding DUF6924 domain-containing protein: MEAAADEDAQFGEVFLADAAMMEGPDHPLLAVDLSDEPRRTFRLPVQWFPDVSANLSIASMDFAEFADAVDGSGTFRGFGEA, translated from the coding sequence ATAGAGGCTGCTGCGGATGAGGACGCCCAGTTCGGCGAGGTCTTTCTGGCTGACGCGGCCATGATGGAGGGTCCGGATCACCCGCTCTTGGCCGTGGACCTCTCGGACGAGCCTAGGCGGACGTTCAGGCTTCCTGTTCAGTGGTTTCCTGATGTCTCGGCCAACCTCAGCATCGCCAGTATGGACTTTGCCGAGTTCGCCGACGCCGTGGACGGGTCAGGGACCTTCCGCGGCTTTGGCGAGGCCTGA
- a CDS encoding sensor histidine kinase: MTVRSLRAPWAGRAPLRRKIAALAAATALLVVAAVGVLVHLWTAQDIRSRGEARAMNTLYAAMDVYRRTGVLTDGAELDPDDLPAALGAPADGERHHVYDGQADGNVGPSVWAAQRTGGRGSPVLAVQINLSPDRANLSRLDAAMALASLVALAGAVPLAVYGAGFLSRRLGRVAETAARISAGDLDARSGPTKGRDEVADIAATVDRMADSLALRLRTERRFTADVAHELRTPVGGLLAAVDLLPHGETEDLLRARVRDLRDLVEDLLEISRLDAGAEEAVRVRVPLGAVVAEAVSRTGLAAEVTEAAEAVADGGARTVETDPRRLERIVGNLVVNAHRHGAGPVQVTVDGPTVVVRDHGPGFPADLLLHGPRRFHTGARERGSGHGLGLTIAFGQARVLGAELLLANAPDGGAVATLRLPP, encoded by the coding sequence GTGACCGTGCGTTCCCTCCGCGCGCCGTGGGCGGGCCGCGCCCCGCTGCGCCGGAAGATCGCCGCGCTCGCCGCGGCCACGGCCCTGCTCGTCGTGGCGGCGGTCGGTGTCCTGGTGCACCTGTGGACCGCCCAGGACATTCGCAGCCGGGGCGAGGCACGGGCGATGAACACCCTGTACGCGGCCATGGACGTCTACCGCCGCACCGGCGTCCTCACCGACGGTGCCGAACTCGATCCCGACGACCTGCCCGCCGCACTAGGGGCCCCGGCTGACGGCGAACGGCACCACGTCTACGACGGGCAAGCCGACGGCAACGTCGGGCCGAGCGTCTGGGCGGCCCAGCGCACCGGTGGCCGGGGCAGCCCGGTCCTCGCCGTCCAGATCAACCTGAGCCCGGACCGCGCCAACCTGTCGCGCCTCGACGCGGCCATGGCGCTCGCCTCACTCGTCGCGCTCGCGGGCGCCGTTCCCCTGGCCGTCTACGGCGCGGGCTTCCTGTCCCGGAGACTGGGCCGGGTCGCCGAGACGGCGGCGCGGATCTCCGCCGGGGACCTGGACGCCCGCTCCGGGCCTACGAAGGGCCGTGACGAAGTCGCGGACATCGCCGCGACCGTCGACCGGATGGCCGACAGCCTTGCACTGCGGCTGCGCACCGAGCGCCGGTTCACCGCGGACGTGGCCCACGAGCTGCGCACCCCCGTCGGGGGATTGCTCGCCGCCGTCGACCTCCTTCCTCACGGCGAGACCGAGGACCTGCTGCGGGCCCGGGTGCGTGACCTGCGCGACTTGGTCGAGGACCTCCTGGAGATCTCCCGCCTGGACGCCGGCGCAGAGGAAGCGGTCCGCGTCCGGGTGCCGCTCGGTGCCGTGGTCGCCGAGGCGGTCTCCCGTACCGGTCTCGCCGCCGAGGTCACCGAGGCCGCCGAGGCCGTCGCCGACGGCGGCGCGCGGACGGTGGAGACCGACCCGCGCCGCCTGGAGCGGATCGTGGGCAACCTCGTCGTCAACGCGCACCGCCACGGTGCCGGCCCGGTCCAGGTCACCGTCGACGGACCGACGGTCGTCGTCCGTGACCACGGCCCCGGGTTCCCGGCCGACCTGCTGCTCCACGGCCCGCGCCGCTTCCACACCGGCGCCCGGGAACGCGGCTCGGGTCACGGCCTGGGGCTCACCATCGCCTTCGGCCAGGCACGCGTCCTCGGCGCCGAACTGCTGCTGGCCAACGCCCCGGACGGCGGGGCCGTCGCCACCCTCCGGCTGCCCCCGTGA